A part of Chloroflexota bacterium genomic DNA contains:
- a CDS encoding glycosyltransferase family 2 protein, which translates to MKGDILTKPFLSIVIPAYNEAKRLPPSLEKIHSFLSQQAFTFEVLVVENGSTDNTLAVAESFIEKMPYLRVIHEEERGKGLAVKRGMLEAKGEYRFFCDADLSMPIEQVLRFIPPALEGVEVAIGSREVSGSHRIDEPEYRHLIGRVFNTIVRWIVLPGLQDTQCGFKCFRGDIADNVFALQTLTGMSFDAEVLFIARKMGYRIQEVPIDWTFDADSRVRLVQDSMRMAFDLLDIRLKSAKGIYDAPSEV; encoded by the coding sequence ATCAAGGGTGATATTTTGACCAAACCTTTCCTCTCCATCGTTATCCCAGCCTATAACGAAGCTAAAAGACTCCCACCTTCTTTGGAGAAGATTCATTCCTTTTTATCACAGCAGGCGTTTACTTTTGAGGTCCTGGTTGTTGAAAATGGCAGCACAGATAACACCCTGGCGGTGGCCGAGTCCTTCATCGAAAAAATGCCCTATCTGCGAGTGATTCACGAGGAAGAACGCGGTAAGGGGTTGGCGGTAAAACGGGGAATGTTGGAGGCCAAAGGAGAATACCGTTTCTTTTGTGATGCCGACCTTTCCATGCCAATTGAACAGGTCCTGCGATTTATCCCGCCAGCGTTAGAAGGCGTGGAAGTGGCGATTGGTTCTCGGGAGGTCAGTGGATCACACCGGATTGATGAGCCGGAATATCGGCACCTGATCGGCAGGGTATTCAATACTATCGTCCGTTGGATTGTGCTGCCCGGGCTGCAGGACACCCAATGTGGATTCAAATGTTTTCGAGGGGATATTGCGGATAATGTTTTTGCCCTGCAGACGCTCACCGGGATGTCCTTTGACGCGGAGGTCCTTTTCATTGCACGTAAAATGGGCTACCGGATCCAGGAAGTCCCGATTGATTGGACCTTTGACGCAGACAGCCGGGTGCGCCTGGTGCAGGATTCGATGCGGATGGCCTTTGATCTGTTGGATATCCGGCTGAAATCCGCCAAAGGGATCTATGATGCCCCGAGTGAAGTTTGA
- a CDS encoding ribonuclease HII, translating to MPRVKFDLSLIPARPDLQFEQALWKKGLRLVAGVDEAGRGALIGPVAVAAVVLPCDQPNLFDRLEGVQDSKEMKPEERDYWAVEIQSTAVAWAVGYASAPEIDQIGIAPATRLAAGRALGELAVKVEHILIDYISLPEVATPQTSLVKGDARSLTIAAASVLAKTGRDAILVAMDAEFPGYGLAQNKGYATAAHRAAITSLGPCAQHRHSFAPIRLDED from the coding sequence ATGCCCCGAGTGAAGTTTGACCTTTCCCTGATACCGGCCCGGCCGGATCTTCAATTTGAACAAGCTTTATGGAAAAAAGGGCTGCGCCTGGTTGCCGGCGTGGACGAGGCCGGTCGCGGTGCGCTAATTGGGCCGGTGGCTGTAGCCGCGGTGGTGCTGCCATGTGACCAACCTAATCTATTCGACCGCCTGGAGGGTGTGCAGGATTCCAAAGAGATGAAACCTGAAGAGCGGGACTATTGGGCTGTTGAAATTCAGTCAACAGCGGTTGCCTGGGCGGTAGGCTATGCCTCCGCACCCGAGATTGACCAAATTGGGATTGCCCCGGCTACTCGTCTGGCAGCGGGACGCGCCCTGGGGGAACTGGCAGTGAAAGTGGAACATATCCTGATTGATTACATTTCCCTGCCGGAGGTCGCCACGCCTCAGACTTCCCTTGTTAAAGGAGATGCCCGTTCGCTGACGATTGCGGCGGCTTCCGTGCTGGCCAAGACAGGCCGGGATGCGATCCTGGTGGCGATGGATGCAGAGTTTCCGGGCTATGGCCTGGCGCAGAATAAAGGCTATGCTACCGCAGCGCATCGAGCTGCCATTACCAGTCTTGGCCCCTGTGCCCAGCATCGACATTCATTCGCCCCGATCCGGCTGGATGAAGACTAA
- a CDS encoding PLDc N-terminal domain-containing protein has translation MSLVSVIFSSFNILVVLAWIVLTIVTLLQLKDRPLSATNKVLWVMVICCIPILGAIAFFIIQPAKEEPTE, from the coding sequence ATGAGTCTAGTTAGCGTCATTTTTAGTAGCTTCAACATTCTAGTCGTCCTGGCCTGGATCGTCCTCACCATTGTGACCCTCTTACAACTAAAGGATCGGCCCCTCTCCGCCACGAACAAAGTCCTTTGGGTAATGGTAATCTGCTGTATTCCCATTCTGGGGGCCATTGCCTTCTTCATCATCCAGCCCGCCAAGGAAGAGCCAACCGAATAA
- a CDS encoding NAD+ synthase, with protein MKTDLTINTKLAEKILTGFIRTELHRVGITKAVLGLSGGIDSALSLYLSARALGPENVLAVRMPYKTSAADTLSDAQTMIDDLGVQSLTVEITDMVDPLIQRYEDMDRIRAGNIMARMRMIVLYDQSAVFPGLVMGTSNKTEILLGYSTIFGDSAAAIQPIGDLYKTQVRQLSKALGVPDSVIDKAPSADLWQGQTDEADLGFTYADVDQLLYLLVDQRYRPEDCVAEGYDPSFVDQVVERIRRNHFKRVMPPVAKLSQRTIGYDFLYLRDWGT; from the coding sequence ATGAAAACTGATCTGACTATCAATACCAAACTGGCTGAAAAGATCCTCACCGGCTTCATCCGCACGGAACTGCACCGGGTGGGCATCACTAAAGCGGTACTTGGGCTTTCAGGCGGAATCGACTCCGCCCTCAGCCTCTACCTTTCCGCCCGCGCCCTGGGACCGGAGAATGTCCTTGCGGTGCGCATGCCCTATAAGACCTCGGCGGCCGATACCCTTTCGGACGCCCAGACCATGATTGACGACCTGGGTGTGCAGTCGCTGACCGTGGAGATCACCGACATGGTGGACCCACTCATTCAGCGTTATGAAGATATGGACCGAATACGGGCCGGCAACATCATGGCCCGGATGCGGATGATCGTGCTCTATGACCAATCAGCGGTTTTTCCTGGGTTGGTGATGGGCACCAGCAACAAGACAGAAATCCTTCTTGGCTATTCCACCATCTTTGGCGACTCCGCCGCCGCCATCCAGCCGATTGGCGATCTGTATAAAACCCAGGTGCGCCAGCTTTCCAAAGCCCTGGGCGTGCCGGATTCTGTGATTGATAAAGCCCCATCCGCCGACCTCTGGCAGGGGCAAACCGATGAAGCCGATCTGGGCTTCACCTATGCCGACGTGGATCAGCTGCTTTACCTGTTGGTAGATCAGCGCTACCGGCCGGAAGATTGCGTGGCAGAAGGCTATGACCCGTCCTTTGTGGATCAGGTTGTGGAGCGGATCCGCCGCAACCACTTCAAGCGGGTGATGCCGCCGGTCGCCAAGCTCTCCCAACGCACGATTGGGTATGACTTCCTCTATCTCCGGGATTGGGGAACGTAA
- a CDS encoding GNAT family N-acetyltransferase translates to MMMTISSEIQGRSADRESRWVILEADWKDYAQLSQLEKACFRAEDHWPFWDLIGVLTLPGIVRFKALLDGKLVGFIGGEREVSKHLGWITTLAVDPAYRRRGIAQALLERAEDVLDMRRIRLSVRASNTGAIKLYEVNGYQQVDRWLKYYVGGEDALVLEKVCRP, encoded by the coding sequence ATGATGATGACTATTTCCAGCGAGATTCAAGGACGGTCTGCGGATCGTGAGAGCCGCTGGGTGATTCTGGAAGCGGATTGGAAGGATTACGCCCAGCTCAGTCAGCTTGAAAAGGCCTGCTTCCGGGCGGAAGATCATTGGCCTTTTTGGGATCTGATCGGAGTGTTGACCCTGCCAGGAATTGTCCGATTCAAGGCATTATTGGATGGCAAACTGGTCGGATTTATCGGTGGAGAACGGGAAGTCAGTAAACATCTGGGATGGATCACTACCCTGGCGGTGGACCCTGCTTATCGCAGACGGGGGATTGCGCAGGCTTTATTGGAGCGGGCAGAGGATGTGCTCGATATGCGCAGGATTCGGCTAAGCGTGCGCGCATCCAACACCGGCGCGATTAAGTTATATGAAGTCAATGGATATCAGCAGGTGGACCGCTGGCTGAAGTATTATGTCGGTGGCGAAGATGCCTTGGTCCTGGAGAAAGTTTGCCGTCCGTAG